One genomic region from Pseudoduganella lutea encodes:
- the icmH gene encoding type IVB secretion system protein IcmH/DotU: MNTMTAPSLMDAAAPATNASAAPQTLLDLMYDGFYALFMLKNGNAPQHDADFAARMVQFLDEFGRNAKKQGASADDIDAAKYAFCAAVDEIILKSGFSIRDAWARKPLQLALFGEQLAGENFFHRLEALRTRGSAHLQALEVFHMCLLLGFQGRYILEGSEKLNYLTSRLGDEIAHMKGKRGGFAPHAERPDQIVNKLRSDFPLWVLATVFTLICALGYIGLRTSLGKNTGQQMAAYNDVVKMAPRAANLTITLP, from the coding sequence ATGAACACCATGACCGCCCCTTCCCTGATGGACGCCGCGGCGCCCGCGACCAACGCGAGCGCCGCCCCGCAAACCCTGCTCGACCTGATGTACGACGGCTTCTACGCGCTGTTCATGCTCAAGAACGGCAACGCCCCGCAGCACGACGCCGACTTTGCCGCCCGCATGGTGCAGTTCCTCGACGAGTTCGGGCGCAACGCGAAAAAGCAGGGCGCCTCGGCCGACGACATCGATGCCGCCAAATACGCGTTCTGCGCCGCCGTCGATGAAATCATCCTCAAGAGCGGCTTTTCGATCCGCGACGCGTGGGCGAGAAAGCCGTTGCAGCTGGCGCTGTTCGGCGAACAGCTGGCCGGCGAAAACTTCTTCCACCGCCTCGAGGCCCTGCGCACACGCGGCAGCGCGCACCTGCAGGCGCTGGAAGTGTTCCATATGTGCCTTCTGCTGGGCTTCCAGGGCCGCTATATCCTGGAAGGCTCGGAAAAGCTGAACTACCTCACCTCGCGCCTGGGCGACGAGATCGCCCACATGAAGGGCAAGCGCGGTGGTTTCGCGCCGCATGCGGAACGCCCCGACCAGATCGTCAACAAGCTGCGCAGCGATTTCCCGCTGTGGGTACTGGCGACCGTGTTCACGCTGATCTGCGCGCTCGGCTACATCGGCCTGCGCACCTCGCTCGGCAAGAACACCGGGCAGCAGATGGCTGCCTACAACGACGTCGTCAAGATGGCGCCGCGCGCCGCGAACCTGACCATTACCCTGCCCTGA
- a CDS encoding type VI secretion system Vgr family protein: MDLQSMVAALGRFGTGLSQHARLVTLASAQEGSLPEALMAERFAGREAVSELYAFDVDALSTSTDLELDGFIGEELTVTVLQPDDSRRAWHGICTRAEWLGADGGVARYRLRLEPALALLRLRCDSYIFQDMTALDIVTELFEDYPQLRFEFDVTQELAMRPVCTQYRESDYDFFARLMASEGLSWRFEHDGAEASGDGQARHKLVIFDSLAAAPATPGNPAIRFHGVRATDTDDAIDAFTARRQVQANAVSISSWDPEQVMAPSAEQQSVLDAGEVPPMPVFDGSGECIASSDAELHSLLMLHALERDNKLFTGEGAVRRLAAGHAFQLTQHDRYAVGDNAFKVLWVEHEARNNFEPALAGGRPGVEPGTYRNRFCCVREAVPLVPVATALPHAHTALGPQTALVVGTPDAAATTTRDHQVRVQFAWQRGASPNAGGLGHDMDEQGSAPGDDRSGTWVRVAEALAGPNWGSQFTPRIGTEVLVDFFENDIDRPVIVAQLYTGADAPPFAAGVDSGANHAGTISGIHTRGFDGGGYNQWQLDDTQGQLRMRLATSSAASQLNLGYLIAQSPGSAQRGSYRGSGFELRTDAWAVVRGGEGVLLTTAARPGQAAGVTSTQMDAAEALSSLQAAQTLDTALLDSASAQQALTSEAAVKARKDMLALLDPEQKGKHDGAVNGQPALKPQAGSREPDAGFPVEKFGAPLVVMDSASSINWATPASTVLFAGQQLHWTSQSDLHMAAGHTVSSVSAEATSLYTYEGGIQALAGNGPVSLQAHTDQLEILADKEVTVISVSDSIEIKASKKIVLQAGQSSITLEGGDITFACPGNFTVKGGKHVFAEGNNKQASIPPLPSKSIKENVLESLKQSPVPGASQVVILTNSAGHVLKNRPYRIWLNNTTYIDGITDRNGATELLLADKAKVFEIQILKRHTIHENA, translated from the coding sequence ATGGACCTGCAGTCGATGGTAGCGGCGCTTGGCCGCTTTGGTACCGGGCTGTCCCAGCACGCCCGGCTGGTCACGCTTGCCAGCGCGCAGGAGGGCAGCCTGCCCGAAGCGCTGATGGCCGAACGTTTCGCCGGGCGGGAGGCGGTCAGCGAACTGTATGCATTCGACGTGGACGCGCTGAGCACCTCCACGGACCTGGAACTCGATGGCTTCATCGGCGAGGAGCTCACGGTCACCGTGCTGCAGCCGGACGATTCGCGCCGCGCATGGCACGGCATCTGCACGCGCGCCGAATGGCTCGGTGCCGACGGCGGCGTGGCGCGCTACCGCCTGCGCCTGGAGCCGGCACTGGCGCTGCTGCGCCTGCGCTGCGACAGCTACATCTTCCAGGACATGACGGCGCTCGACATCGTCACCGAACTCTTCGAAGACTATCCGCAGCTGCGCTTCGAATTCGACGTGACGCAGGAACTGGCCATGCGCCCCGTCTGCACGCAATACCGCGAAAGCGACTACGACTTCTTTGCGCGCCTGATGGCATCCGAAGGCCTGTCGTGGCGCTTCGAGCATGACGGAGCGGAAGCATCCGGCGACGGCCAGGCACGCCACAAGCTGGTGATCTTCGACAGCCTCGCCGCGGCGCCCGCGACGCCCGGCAACCCGGCAATCCGTTTCCACGGCGTGCGCGCCACCGACACCGACGACGCGATCGACGCCTTCACTGCCCGCCGCCAGGTGCAGGCCAACGCGGTATCGATCAGCAGCTGGGATCCGGAACAGGTGATGGCACCGTCCGCCGAGCAGCAATCGGTGCTCGACGCCGGCGAAGTCCCGCCAATGCCCGTGTTCGACGGCAGCGGCGAATGCATCGCCAGCAGCGATGCCGAGCTTCACAGCCTGTTGATGCTGCACGCGCTGGAGCGGGACAACAAGCTGTTCACGGGGGAAGGCGCGGTACGCCGCCTGGCGGCGGGCCATGCGTTCCAGCTCACGCAGCACGACCGTTATGCCGTCGGCGACAATGCCTTCAAGGTGCTGTGGGTGGAGCACGAGGCACGCAACAACTTCGAACCCGCGCTCGCCGGCGGCCGCCCCGGCGTGGAGCCGGGCACCTACCGCAACCGCTTCTGCTGCGTGCGCGAAGCCGTGCCGCTCGTGCCCGTGGCAACCGCCCTGCCCCATGCCCACACGGCGCTGGGGCCGCAGACGGCACTTGTCGTCGGCACGCCCGATGCGGCAGCGACGACCACGCGCGACCATCAGGTGCGGGTGCAGTTCGCATGGCAGCGAGGCGCCAGTCCCAACGCCGGTGGCCTCGGTCACGACATGGACGAACAAGGCAGCGCCCCGGGCGACGACCGCTCCGGCACGTGGGTGCGCGTGGCCGAAGCGCTGGCCGGCCCGAACTGGGGCAGCCAGTTCACGCCGCGCATCGGCACCGAGGTGTTAGTGGATTTCTTCGAAAACGACATCGACCGGCCTGTCATCGTCGCGCAGCTGTACACGGGCGCCGATGCGCCGCCCTTCGCCGCCGGCGTCGACTCGGGCGCCAACCACGCGGGCACGATTTCCGGTATCCACACGCGAGGCTTCGATGGCGGCGGTTACAACCAGTGGCAGCTGGACGACACGCAGGGCCAGTTGCGGATGCGGCTTGCCACGTCGAGCGCAGCATCCCAACTGAATCTCGGCTATCTGATCGCACAGTCACCCGGCTCGGCGCAGCGGGGCAGCTATCGCGGCAGCGGTTTCGAATTGCGCACCGACGCCTGGGCCGTGGTGCGTGGCGGCGAAGGCGTGTTGCTCACCACCGCCGCACGACCCGGCCAGGCCGCCGGTGTCACATCGACCCAGATGGATGCCGCCGAGGCGCTATCGTCGCTGCAGGCCGCGCAGACGCTGGATACGGCGCTGCTCGACTCGGCCAGTGCCCAGCAGGCGCTGACCAGCGAGGCGGCGGTGAAGGCCCGGAAAGACATGCTGGCATTGCTCGATCCCGAACAAAAGGGTAAGCATGACGGTGCGGTCAATGGCCAGCCGGCGCTCAAGCCCCAGGCCGGCTCGCGCGAGCCCGATGCCGGCTTCCCCGTCGAAAAGTTCGGTGCCCCGCTGGTGGTGATGGATTCGGCGTCCAGCATCAACTGGGCAACGCCGGCATCGACGGTGCTGTTCGCGGGGCAGCAGCTGCACTGGACGTCGCAGTCGGACCTGCACATGGCGGCCGGGCATACCGTGTCTTCCGTATCGGCCGAAGCGACCTCGCTGTACACGTACGAGGGCGGCATCCAGGCGCTTGCCGGCAACGGACCGGTGTCGCTTCAGGCACATACCGACCAGCTTGAGATCCTGGCGGACAAGGAAGTGACTGTCATTTCCGTGAGCGACAGCATCGAGATCAAGGCCAGCAAGAAGATCGTGCTGCAGGCGGGGCAGTCTTCCATCACGCTGGAGGGTGGGGATATTACGTTTGCTTGCCCGGGGAATTTTACGGTGAAGGGTGGGAAGCATGTGTTTGCTGAAGGAAACAATAAGCAGGCGTCAATCCCTCCTCTTCCATCGAAATCTATTAAAGAAAATGTCTTGGAAAGCCTGAAGCAATCGCCAGTACCTGGTGCATCTCAGGTGGTAATCTTAACAAATAGCGCTGGCCACGTCTTGAAAAACAGGCCTTACCGTATCTGGCTCAACAACACAACATATATTGATGGAATAACCGACAGGAACGGTGCGACTGAATTGCTACTGGCAGACAAAGCAAAGGTTTTTGAAATTCAGATTTTAAAACGTCACACTATTCATGAAAACGCATAA